In Bacillus sp. NP247, one DNA window encodes the following:
- a CDS encoding metallophosphoesterase, with translation MEKIQKLLIPKGVRVIVISDIHGELNLLKKLLHKVNFKDDDYLIINGDLCEKGSDSIGVVNYVMDLVVSKPNVYVVEGNCEVVVEALVNENPALINYLCTRKNTIFNEWLRQSNVTVNEKSDIREVKNILMSHFSKEIKWLTELPTAIETEDYIFVHAGLEDREDWKHTDRKNAIAMPEFFNKSHRANKYVIVGHWPVVNYSDEAPSNNPVIDKEKKIIAIDGGNAIKEAGQLNAFIIQRTTSGDTFSYTYVDHFPQYEVLGDFNANSVMQGGVTYPHYYIEPVERMKDFTICKQIETNELLHVKNEYIKQLESGEYTVKTDISCAQIGVRKGDIVSLIDGSCMGYDLIKKDGVEGWIEKGILLEIEKKGNKIFS, from the coding sequence TTGGAAAAAATTCAGAAACTATTAATCCCAAAAGGTGTAAGAGTTATCGTAATATCTGATATTCATGGTGAATTAAATCTTTTAAAGAAATTATTACATAAAGTTAACTTTAAAGATGATGATTATTTAATTATAAATGGCGACCTTTGTGAGAAGGGGAGCGATAGCATTGGCGTCGTAAACTACGTCATGGATTTAGTAGTTAGCAAGCCAAATGTTTATGTTGTTGAAGGGAATTGTGAAGTTGTAGTTGAAGCGCTTGTAAATGAAAATCCTGCGCTAATAAATTATTTGTGTACGCGAAAAAATACAATTTTTAATGAATGGTTAAGGCAATCGAACGTTACCGTTAATGAAAAAAGTGATATTCGTGAAGTGAAAAACATATTGATGAGCCATTTTTCAAAAGAAATAAAGTGGCTAACAGAGCTGCCAACTGCTATTGAAACTGAGGATTATATCTTTGTACATGCAGGGCTTGAAGATAGAGAGGATTGGAAACATACAGACAGGAAAAATGCAATTGCAATGCCAGAGTTTTTTAATAAGTCACATAGAGCGAATAAATACGTAATTGTGGGACATTGGCCTGTTGTGAATTATTCCGACGAGGCGCCGTCTAACAATCCGGTTATTGATAAGGAGAAAAAAATTATTGCGATTGATGGTGGTAATGCGATTAAAGAAGCAGGGCAATTAAATGCATTTATTATTCAGAGGACAACTTCAGGTGATACGTTTTCTTATACATATGTAGATCATTTTCCGCAGTATGAAGTATTGGGCGATTTTAATGCGAATTCAGTAATGCAGGGCGGGGTTACATATCCGCATTATTACATAGAACCTGTGGAGAGAATGAAAGATTTTACTATATGTAAACAAATAGAAACAAATGAACTACTTCATGTGAAAAATGAGTATATAAAGCAACTTGAATCAGGTGAGTATACAGTGAAAACGGATATTTCTTGTGCTCAAATAGGCGTTAGAAAAGGGGATATTGTTTCTCTCATTGATGGTAGCTGCATGGGATATGATTTAATAAAAAAAGATGGTGTAGAAGGCTGGATAGAGAAAGGGATTCTACTTGAGATAGAAAAGAAGGGAAATAAAATATTTAGCTAA
- a CDS encoding GNAT family N-acetyltransferase, translating into MQNVILKGNKVTIRTIEESDIKTLWSLRFKEENPEWKKWDAPYFPISVQEYTPYKENSQKRLKEEPLSNLIVENDGQIIGTVGFYWEHKPTRWLEMGIVIYDPAYWNGGYGTEALKLYRDLLFENMEIGRVGLTTWSGNERMMKVAEKIGMSLEGRMRKCRYYNGTYYDSIRMGMIREEWEELCVTKG; encoded by the coding sequence ATGCAAAACGTTATATTAAAGGGGAACAAAGTTACAATTCGTACAATTGAAGAATCAGATATAAAAACATTATGGAGCCTCAGATTTAAAGAAGAAAATCCAGAATGGAAGAAATGGGATGCACCATACTTTCCAATATCAGTGCAAGAATACACGCCATATAAAGAAAATTCACAAAAACGTTTAAAAGAAGAACCGCTATCGAATTTAATTGTCGAAAATGACGGTCAAATCATTGGGACAGTAGGTTTTTATTGGGAACATAAACCGACGCGTTGGTTAGAAATGGGAATCGTAATTTATGATCCAGCATACTGGAATGGTGGATATGGTACAGAAGCATTAAAACTATATAGAGATTTGTTATTTGAAAATATGGAGATTGGTAGAGTAGGGCTCACAACTTGGTCTGGCAATGAACGAATGATGAAAGTAGCAGAGAAAATAGGAATGAGCTTAGAAGGTAGAATGCGAAAATGCCGATATTATAACGGGACATACTATGATTCTATTCGAATGGGAATGATTCGTGAAGAATGGGAAGAGCTTTGTGTAACGAAGGGGTGA
- a CDS encoding PLP-dependent aminotransferase family protein translates to MNFTIPLHPESKTPIYLQIYKYIKQEISQGTISVGTRLPSHRNLASQLNISRITVESAYQQLIAEGYVESKPKRGIFVAEVDIDIMPKSESVASHKTKNTIEELYDYDCSQGLIDQKAFPITNWKRALHETLFQYEDKLFSKEDPQGEFVLREHISKYLYHARGVHSSPDQIIIGAGTQPLLWLLLQLLGSKKEYGIENPGFHRITAMIQSSGLPVHPISLDEKGIRISALRESRSNVAYVTPSHQFPLGMIMPLSRRLELLRWANDCEGYIIEDDYDGEFRYVGKPIPSLQGLDSNERVIYMGTFSKSFLPSLRMGYIVLPTHLLKIYKELEGKFKQTVSTIQQLAFATFIHNGDWDRHLNRSRTLYKRKHTLLVKSIKNEIGSRVQILGEQSGLHIVLHVHNGMNEQELIHAAAKQRIKLYPLSTYDSVHNLREASYVLIGFGSIPEDSIEIVVKLLKETWFPN, encoded by the coding sequence ATGAATTTCACTATTCCATTGCATCCAGAAAGTAAAACACCAATTTACTTACAAATTTACAAATATATAAAGCAAGAAATCTCACAGGGAACAATCTCTGTTGGCACACGTCTTCCTTCTCATCGAAATTTGGCATCACAACTGAATATTAGCCGTATTACTGTCGAATCCGCTTATCAACAATTAATTGCTGAAGGATATGTGGAAAGCAAACCAAAACGAGGTATTTTTGTTGCAGAGGTTGATATTGATATCATGCCAAAAAGTGAAAGCGTTGCGTCACACAAAACTAAAAACACGATAGAAGAACTATATGACTATGATTGTAGCCAAGGACTTATTGATCAAAAAGCTTTTCCAATTACAAATTGGAAAAGAGCATTACACGAAACCTTATTCCAATACGAAGATAAATTATTTTCTAAAGAAGATCCTCAAGGCGAGTTTGTTCTACGAGAGCATATTTCAAAATATTTATATCATGCCCGCGGGGTACATTCTTCACCTGATCAAATTATTATTGGAGCCGGTACGCAACCTCTTCTTTGGTTGCTACTTCAACTGCTTGGTTCAAAAAAAGAATACGGAATCGAAAACCCTGGATTTCACCGTATAACTGCCATGATTCAAAGTTCTGGTCTTCCTGTTCACCCTATTTCATTAGACGAAAAAGGGATTCGTATTTCAGCTTTACGTGAATCACGTTCCAATGTAGCATACGTCACTCCATCACACCAATTTCCTCTTGGAATGATTATGCCATTATCTAGAAGGCTCGAATTATTAAGGTGGGCCAATGATTGCGAAGGATATATTATTGAAGATGATTACGACGGGGAATTTCGTTATGTAGGAAAACCTATTCCCTCTTTACAAGGACTAGATTCAAATGAACGTGTTATTTATATGGGAACTTTCTCGAAATCCTTTTTACCTTCTTTACGAATGGGATATATCGTTTTACCAACTCATCTATTAAAAATCTATAAAGAGCTTGAAGGTAAGTTTAAACAAACTGTTTCCACAATACAGCAACTCGCTTTTGCAACCTTTATTCACAATGGTGATTGGGATCGCCATTTAAACCGTAGTCGTACGTTATATAAAAGAAAGCACACATTACTAGTTAAATCTATCAAAAATGAAATCGGATCTCGTGTTCAAATACTTGGTGAACAGTCTGGACTGCATATCGTACTTCATGTTCATAATGGGATGAACGAACAAGAACTTATTCATGCTGCTGCAAAACAACGAATCAAATTATACCCACTCTCTACATATGATTCTGTACATAATTTAAGAGAAGCTTCATATGTACTAATCGGTTTCGGTAGCATTCCTGAAGATAGTATCGAAATTGTAGTCAAATTACTGAAAGAAACCTGGTTCCCTAATTAA
- a CDS encoding phosphotransferase, which yields MLQQLFTSPILSVQALHPGYEDHASDVFLVQTEDSEVIVRSSKMKEEPNNDFWWGCKNLFGIDPRNVHQLETIHTLLKKCTTLPIPTILQKHVLDGREYVIAEKLTGSTLQSFIGQPDSMLFSLGKGLAEIHSFKANFTGNPSSTFQVPLEEFKSHILKVSQNLVNIFYSDNECIHNAFHTFESQLSPLPAPKESTLVLIDMDPTQFLSDGTSITGLVDTEAYAIAPREFDFIGLEYVLTEKEARAFKQGYETIMPIPHLEECRQPYRYLYRLLSVQGSVELEKWLRHPSYF from the coding sequence ATGTTACAACAACTATTCACCTCACCCATTCTTTCTGTTCAGGCATTGCACCCAGGCTACGAAGATCATGCAAGTGACGTTTTTCTTGTTCAAACAGAAGATTCAGAAGTGATCGTTCGTTCTTCTAAAATGAAGGAAGAGCCAAATAATGATTTTTGGTGGGGATGCAAAAATCTATTTGGAATTGACCCCAGAAACGTACATCAATTAGAAACGATACACACTTTATTGAAAAAATGTACCACCTTACCCATTCCGACTATTTTACAAAAACATGTTTTAGATGGAAGAGAGTATGTTATCGCCGAAAAACTAACCGGAAGTACACTGCAATCATTTATCGGACAACCTGATTCTATGTTATTCAGCCTTGGAAAAGGACTAGCAGAGATTCATTCATTTAAAGCTAATTTCACAGGAAACCCTTCTAGTACTTTCCAAGTTCCACTTGAAGAATTTAAGTCTCATATTTTAAAAGTAAGCCAAAACCTTGTAAATATATTTTATTCCGATAACGAGTGCATCCATAACGCATTTCATACTTTTGAGTCACAGCTCTCTCCTTTGCCGGCACCGAAGGAATCTACACTCGTTTTAATTGATATGGACCCTACTCAATTTTTATCAGATGGTACATCTATAACTGGTTTAGTAGATACAGAAGCCTATGCAATTGCTCCACGAGAGTTCGATTTTATCGGATTAGAATATGTACTTACAGAAAAAGAGGCTCGTGCTTTTAAACAAGGTTATGAGACCATTATGCCCATTCCTCATCTTGAAGAATGTAGACAACCTTATCGATATTTATATCGCTTATTATCTGTTCAAGGTAGTGTGGAGTTAGAAAAGTGGTTACGTCACCCATCCTATTTTTAA
- a CDS encoding macrolide family glycosyltransferase, with translation MANVLVINFPGEGHINPTLAVVSELIRRGETVVSYCIEDYRKKVEATGAEFRAFENFLSQINIMERVNEGGSPLTMLSHMIKASERIVTQIVEETKEEKYDFLIYDNHFPVGRIIANILQLPSVSSCTTFAFNQYITFNDEQESRQIDETDPLYQSCVVGMEKWKEQYGMKCNSLYDIMNHPGDITIVYTSKEYQPHSDVFDESYKFVGPSIATRKEVGSFPIEDLKDEKVIFISMGTVFNEQPALYEKCFEAFKDVEATVVLVVGKKINISQFENIPNNFKLYNYVPQLEVLQHADVFVTHGGMNSSSEALYYGVPLVVIPVTGDQPLVAKRVTEVGAGIRINRKELTSELLRETVKKVMDDVTFKENSRKVGESLRNAGGYERAVDEIFKMKMNSYLKLK, from the coding sequence ATGGCGAACGTACTCGTAATAAATTTTCCTGGAGAAGGCCATATTAATCCGACGCTAGCAGTTGTTAGTGAGCTAATTCGACGTGGGGAAACAGTTGTGTCATATTGTATTGAAGATTACAGAAAAAAGGTTGAAGCAACAGGTGCTGAATTTCGAGCATTTGAAAATTTTCTCTCTCAAATTAATATTATGGAACGAGTAAATGAAGGTGGTAGTCCTTTAACGATGTTATCTCATATGATAAAAGCATCAGAACGTATTGTTACTCAAATTGTAGAAGAAACAAAAGAAGAAAAGTACGATTTTTTGATATATGATAATCATTTTCCAGTAGGACGTATTATAGCGAATATCTTACAATTACCAAGCGTTTCTTCTTGTACGACTTTCGCTTTTAATCAGTACATTACTTTTAATGATGAGCAAGAATCGAGACAAATAGATGAAACTGATCCACTATACCAATCTTGTGTAGTGGGAATGGAAAAATGGAAAGAGCAGTATGGAATGAAGTGTAATAGTCTGTATGATATTATGAATCATCCTGGCGATATTACGATTGTATACACTTCCAAAGAATATCAGCCACATTCGGATGTATTTGATGAATCTTATAAATTTGTTGGTCCATCAATTGCTACTCGAAAAGAAGTGGGCAGTTTTCCTATTGAAGATTTAAAAGATGAAAAAGTGATTTTCATTTCTATGGGAACAGTTTTTAATGAACAACCTGCCCTGTATGAAAAATGTTTTGAAGCGTTTAAAGATGTAGAAGCGACAGTCGTATTAGTTGTTGGTAAGAAGATAAATATAAGTCAATTTGAAAACATTCCGAATAACTTTAAGTTGTATAATTATGTGCCGCAATTAGAAGTATTACAGCATGCTGACGTATTCGTGACGCATGGGGGTATGAATAGTTCGAGTGAAGCGTTATATTACGGTGTCCCGTTAGTTGTAATTCCGGTAACAGGAGATCAGCCTTTAGTTGCGAAAAGAGTGACTGAAGTAGGGGCTGGAATAAGGATTAATCGTAAAGAATTAACTTCTGAATTGTTACGTGAGACTGTAAAGAAAGTAATGGATGATGTAACGTTTAAGGAAAATAGTCGTAAAGTTGGAGAGTCGCTTCGAAATGCCGGTGGGTATGAGAGGGCAGTTGATGAAATATTTAAAATGAAAATGAATTCATACTTAAAGCTTAAATAA
- the alr gene encoding alanine racemase produces MSLKYGRDTIVEVDLNAVKHNVKEFKKHVNDENIAMMAAVKANGYGHGAVEVAKSAIEAGINQLAVAFIDEAIELREAGITVPILILGYTPVTAVEDVIQYDVMMTVYRVEDLHGIDEVANQLQKKVRIHVKIDTGMSRIGLQEEEVKTFFEELTRMRYVEVVGMFTHYSTADEIDKTYTNMQTSLFEKAVNTAEELGIHFPYIHSSNSAGSMELSNTFQNMVRVGIGIYGMYPSKEVDHTVVALKPALSLKSKVAHVKHAKKNRGVSYGNTYVTTGEEWIATVPIGYADGYNRQLSNKGHALINGVRVPVVGRVCMDQLMLDVTNAMPVQVGDEVVFYGKQGEEEIAVEEIADMLGTINYEVTCMLDRRIPRVYKENDETTAVVNILRKN; encoded by the coding sequence ATGAGCTTGAAATATGGAAGAGATACAATTGTTGAAGTTGACTTAAATGCTGTAAAACATAATGTAAAAGAATTTAAAAAACATGTAAACGATGAAAATATTGCGATGATGGCGGCTGTAAAAGCGAATGGGTATGGTCATGGGGCAGTTGAAGTTGCGAAATCGGCTATTGAAGCAGGAATAAACCAACTTGCAGTTGCATTTATAGACGAAGCAATTGAATTAAGAGAAGCTGGAATCACTGTACCTATTTTGATTTTAGGATATACACCAGTAACAGCTGTAGAAGATGTAATTCAATATGACGTTATGATGACTGTTTATAGAGTAGAAGATTTACATGGTATAGATGAAGTTGCAAACCAACTTCAAAAGAAAGTGCGAATTCATGTGAAAATTGATACAGGAATGAGCCGTATTGGTTTACAGGAAGAAGAAGTTAAAACGTTTTTTGAAGAGTTAACACGTATGCGATATGTAGAAGTAGTAGGGATGTTTACACATTACTCTACCGCTGATGAAATAGATAAAACTTATACAAATATGCAAACAAGTTTATTTGAGAAAGCTGTAAATACAGCGGAAGAACTAGGAATTCATTTTCCATATATTCATAGTTCAAACAGTGCAGGATCAATGGAACTTAGTAACACATTTCAAAATATGGTTCGTGTCGGTATTGGAATCTATGGAATGTATCCTTCGAAAGAAGTTGATCATACTGTTGTAGCGTTAAAACCAGCGTTGTCATTAAAATCAAAAGTAGCTCATGTTAAACATGCGAAGAAAAATCGTGGTGTTAGTTATGGAAATACGTATGTAACAACGGGCGAAGAATGGATTGCAACTGTACCGATTGGTTATGCTGATGGGTATAATCGTCAGCTATCTAATAAAGGGCATGCGCTAATAAACGGAGTACGAGTACCTGTTGTTGGTCGGGTTTGTATGGATCAGCTTATGCTAGATGTTACAAATGCAATGCCAGTACAAGTAGGAGACGAAGTTGTATTCTACGGCAAACAAGGTGAAGAAGAAATTGCGGTGGAAGAAATAGCAGATATGTTAGGTACAATTAACTATGAAGTTACATGTATGTTAGACAGAAGAATTCCACGTGTTTATAAAGAAAACGATGAAACGACTGCGGTTGTAAATATATTAAGAAAAAACTGA
- a CDS encoding GNAT family N-acetyltransferase gives MTYVIREMKQEDINAVQNVAKIAWHDTYEEIIPREIQDSFLDEAYSDEKMKYRLKNTHLFVAEEEGEVIGFANFSPVRLQNEAELGAIYLLPDQQGKGIGSALLQKGIKALKGIRKLYIHVEAANEKGKRFYEAKGFAALEQFEEDFEGHMLQTVRMVLYI, from the coding sequence ATGACATATGTAATTAGAGAAATGAAGCAAGAAGATATTAATGCTGTACAAAACGTAGCAAAAATAGCTTGGCATGATACTTACGAAGAAATTATTCCAAGAGAGATTCAAGATAGTTTTTTAGATGAAGCATATTCTGATGAAAAAATGAAATATCGTCTTAAAAATACACATTTGTTCGTTGCAGAAGAAGAGGGAGAAGTAATTGGATTTGCGAATTTTTCACCTGTTAGACTGCAAAATGAAGCAGAATTAGGTGCGATTTATTTGTTACCAGATCAGCAAGGGAAAGGGATAGGAAGTGCTTTATTACAAAAAGGGATTAAGGCATTGAAAGGAATACGGAAACTGTACATACATGTAGAAGCAGCAAATGAAAAAGGAAAACGCTTTTATGAAGCGAAAGGTTTTGCGGCTTTAGAACAATTTGAAGAAGATTTCGAAGGGCATATGCTGCAAACCGTGAGGATGGTTTTATACATATAA
- a CDS encoding 2'-5' RNA ligase family protein: MYAIIATFDRVFTYKIRELQSELTNIIETNELAGVEPHITLADYNELDVNLYTEKLKEFVAFQENIAAVTFPSVGTFPTNGTIFLAPTITNELLRFHHSYHDYFKTFHDNPKSYYVPGSWVPHCTIANQLDVNQFLGAIEYLYEKFEITRASIEKLKLIKVNYENGSAISSSILAEYNLKRMETAR, translated from the coding sequence GTGTACGCTATTATTGCTACATTTGATAGAGTGTTTACTTATAAAATTAGAGAATTGCAAAGTGAATTAACGAATATAATTGAAACAAATGAACTAGCCGGAGTAGAACCGCATATAACATTGGCTGATTATAATGAGTTAGATGTTAATTTATATACGGAGAAATTAAAGGAGTTTGTAGCTTTTCAAGAGAACATTGCTGCTGTAACTTTTCCTTCTGTTGGAACTTTTCCTACTAACGGAACGATTTTTCTAGCACCGACCATTACCAATGAATTATTAAGATTTCATCATTCTTATCATGATTATTTCAAAACTTTTCATGATAATCCAAAGTCTTATTACGTACCAGGGAGCTGGGTCCCACATTGCACAATTGCAAATCAGTTAGATGTAAATCAGTTTTTAGGTGCAATAGAGTATTTATATGAAAAGTTTGAAATAACAAGAGCTTCAATTGAGAAGTTAAAATTAATTAAGGTAAATTATGAAAATGGTTCTGCCATTTCTTCTAGTATATTAGCAGAATATAATTTAAAGAGGATGGAGACAGCGAGATGA
- a CDS encoding GNAT family N-acetyltransferase, with protein MNIREVVTEADLHDVFPVLQQLRTKLSREEASSLFQKMKDENYKLLSLQNEDDEVVSLAGVAICTNFYNEEHVFVYDLVTAKAHRSKGYGKVLLSYVEKWGEEKGCSSIVLTSAFPRVDAHRFYEREGYDKVSYSFYKEL; from the coding sequence ATGAATATTAGAGAAGTAGTAACAGAAGCTGATTTACATGATGTATTCCCCGTATTACAGCAATTACGAACGAAACTTTCAAGAGAAGAAGCAAGTTCTTTATTTCAAAAAATGAAAGACGAAAATTATAAACTACTCTCGTTACAAAATGAAGATGACGAAGTTGTTAGTCTAGCTGGTGTAGCAATTTGTACGAATTTTTATAATGAGGAACATGTTTTCGTATATGATCTTGTAACTGCGAAAGCTCATAGATCAAAAGGATATGGTAAGGTTCTGCTATCATATGTAGAAAAATGGGGGGAAGAAAAAGGGTGCAGTTCTATCGTTCTTACATCAGCGTTTCCAAGAGTTGATGCCCATCGTTTTTATGAAAGAGAAGGCTATGATAAGGTAAGCTATTCTTTTTATAAAGAGTTATAA
- a CDS encoding cupin, with protein sequence MKIFDFSEKVGKHISAFQSNLIMSKILNHQGNIHIGAMHLQENGIIGYHEAVVSQLLLIVQGEGFVCSADKEKVQVEAGQAVFWVKGEFHETSTEKGLIAIVIESDGLENGISMMIRGQEGERNDYKSE encoded by the coding sequence ATGAAAATATTTGATTTCAGTGAAAAAGTAGGGAAGCACATATCAGCATTTCAATCTAACCTTATAATGTCAAAAATATTAAATCATCAAGGGAATATACATATCGGTGCCATGCATTTACAAGAGAATGGAATCATCGGATATCATGAAGCAGTTGTATCTCAACTGCTTCTTATTGTACAAGGGGAAGGATTTGTATGTAGTGCAGATAAAGAAAAAGTGCAGGTAGAAGCTGGACAAGCTGTATTTTGGGTGAAGGGCGAGTTCCATGAAACAAGTACGGAAAAAGGATTGATTGCAATTGTAATTGAGTCAGACGGTCTTGAAAATGGTATTTCAATGATGATTAGAGGGCAGGAGGGGGAAAGGAATGATTACAAAAGCGAATGA
- a CDS encoding GNAT family N-acetyltransferase, producing MITKANEKETEKILHYAARSLFEGTRGNCQLSKEKAIEITKPLVEKGAYYLVIREENNIVGWILIGENTDYFSREKLGFIYELYVFSEYRGRGLSRKLMKAGIKELQEKYSEIRLNVFAGNFAKEMYEDFGFVERQVIMTLK from the coding sequence ATGATTACAAAAGCGAATGAGAAAGAAACGGAAAAAATATTACATTATGCAGCTCGATCACTTTTCGAAGGAACGAGAGGGAATTGTCAACTAAGTAAGGAAAAAGCGATTGAAATCACAAAGCCTTTAGTAGAAAAAGGAGCATATTATTTAGTTATAAGAGAAGAAAATAATATAGTTGGATGGATATTGATAGGAGAAAATACAGACTATTTTTCTCGTGAAAAACTTGGATTTATTTATGAGTTGTATGTTTTTTCGGAGTATCGCGGGAGAGGATTATCACGAAAACTAATGAAAGCTGGGATCAAGGAACTACAAGAAAAGTATTCAGAAATTCGCTTGAATGTATTTGCAGGGAACTTTGCGAAAGAGATGTACGAAGATTTTGGCTTCGTTGAAAGACAAGTAATCATGACATTGAAGTGA
- a CDS encoding YitT family protein, which produces MKKVFEYVLLTIGSIIVAGSLELILAPNGLVDGGVTAIAIMANKVAGLPLYGVFLGLNIPILLFTAKVMGKKFFIRTSYANVVTTLGLIYLKPFPAITTSELLIVLYGGVLFGVGVGIVVKMGGAIDGSEMLAVWMNKHFKVPISTFLLAVNAVIFVFVAILFSIEQAMFSLAIFYIVTKMIDFILDGINQGKSVMIISNKNKEIGELLMKELQLSVTYLHGEGGFLGEHQRIIYCITNRFIYPKMKDLVLSVDPSAIIEASYSTETTGVKRPGRTARSGQVSEK; this is translated from the coding sequence ATGAAAAAAGTATTCGAATACGTATTATTAACAATTGGATCTATTATTGTAGCTGGTTCACTAGAGCTTATTTTAGCACCTAATGGACTAGTGGACGGAGGGGTAACTGCGATTGCTATTATGGCAAATAAAGTTGCAGGATTACCGCTTTACGGAGTGTTTTTAGGACTTAATATTCCTATTTTATTATTTACTGCAAAAGTAATGGGAAAGAAGTTCTTCATCCGTACTTCTTATGCAAATGTTGTTACAACACTCGGATTGATTTATTTAAAACCATTTCCAGCAATTACGACTTCGGAATTATTAATTGTACTTTACGGAGGAGTTCTATTTGGAGTTGGTGTTGGAATCGTTGTAAAAATGGGCGGAGCAATCGATGGATCAGAAATGTTAGCTGTTTGGATGAACAAGCATTTTAAAGTGCCAATTAGTACATTTTTACTTGCTGTAAATGCAGTTATTTTTGTATTTGTTGCTATTTTATTTTCAATTGAGCAAGCGATGTTCTCATTAGCAATTTTCTATATTGTTACGAAAATGATAGATTTCATATTAGATGGTATTAATCAAGGAAAGAGCGTCATGATTATTTCGAATAAAAATAAAGAAATTGGCGAACTGCTTATGAAAGAATTACAACTGTCTGTTACGTATCTACATGGAGAAGGTGGTTTTTTAGGAGAGCACCAGAGAATTATTTATTGTATTACAAACCGTTTTATTTATCCGAAAATGAAAGATCTCGTTCTCTCTGTAGATCCAAGTGCTATAATTGAAGCTTCTTATTCAACAGAAACAACTGGTGTAAAGCGTCCAGGAAGGACAGCGAGATCAGGGCAAGTATCAGAAAAATAG
- a CDS encoding GNAT family N-acetyltransferase: protein MNIEKKKSLTANEIQQMKDLAHICGQHDQIDYSSDLHVNFLTARNKEVVNDFLFYDATQLIGTLSMYDFERPTKLELIGFVHPNYRKQHIGTTLLLTAMKEIQKREADEALLIINGDSISGKSFAKQMNLPYLYSEYGMEFKTNEAQKTIKNNINLTVASSELLPDLIEIASEAFGDSAANTSTWLQKMMTSPSHQVYTALINEKAIGTITVTEQEQSTTLSGFAVHPSYQGKGYGKDILSYMVHTLITEGVSTIELDVETKNNNALKLYTQCGFEIMTKYDYYGLLE, encoded by the coding sequence ATGAATATTGAAAAAAAGAAATCTTTAACAGCAAACGAAATTCAGCAAATGAAAGATTTAGCCCATATTTGCGGCCAACACGATCAAATTGATTACTCGTCAGATTTACATGTAAATTTTTTAACTGCTCGTAATAAAGAAGTGGTAAATGATTTTCTATTTTATGATGCTACTCAATTAATCGGTACTTTAAGTATGTATGACTTTGAAAGACCGACAAAACTGGAGTTAATAGGGTTTGTTCATCCGAACTATAGGAAACAACATATAGGCACTACACTTTTACTAACCGCAATGAAAGAAATACAAAAAAGAGAAGCGGATGAAGCCCTTCTTATAATTAATGGTGACTCTATTTCAGGGAAATCATTTGCAAAACAAATGAACTTGCCTTATTTATATAGTGAGTACGGTATGGAGTTCAAAACAAACGAAGCACAAAAAACAATAAAAAATAATATTAATCTTACCGTTGCATCTTCTGAATTACTTCCTGATCTTATAGAAATCGCTAGTGAAGCTTTTGGAGATTCGGCAGCAAATACGTCCACATGGCTACAAAAGATGATGACTTCACCTTCTCATCAAGTTTACACTGCTCTTATTAATGAAAAAGCAATTGGAACAATTACCGTTACTGAGCAAGAGCAATCTACTACACTATCAGGATTCGCAGTTCATCCTTCTTATCAAGGTAAAGGGTATGGTAAAGATATTCTTAGTTATATGGTACATACACTTATTACAGAAGGAGTTTCAACAATTGAATTAGACGTCGAAACGAAAAATAACAATGCTTTAAAACTATATACACAATGTGGTTTTGAAATTATGACAAAGTATGATTATTATGGATTGTTGGAATAG